In Megalobrama amblycephala isolate DHTTF-2021 linkage group LG9, ASM1881202v1, whole genome shotgun sequence, the sequence gaacaaaaaaatacaaGCCAAAACTGATAAGATGCATTTAATCTGGATAAACCTGCCAACGCATGCAACGACATGCACAAGTTTTGCAAACCAAAATCACTTCGccttgtgtttgtgtttcttgtgttttttcttcttgtctgagtgtgtgtgagaatgcCGGGGCCGTTTTGCATCTTCATCGTTGCTATCAGATGAAGagctctctctcttcctctctctctttttcttcttttctttctttgccTTCTTTTCCTGCAGAAAAATAGGCATTGTGAGCATGCAAATGAAAGATAAATTTGTCTGTAAGAGTAGGGCACTATTGCAGAATTTGGCAACAAGTGAGCAAGGTTGCACAACCACTTGCAGGCAATTTGTCATCTGGCGCAATCATTTTGGCGTCGAAGGGGTGTGTCTGTACCTTTTTACGCTTCTGAGGCTCTGACTGGGTGTTCTGGTTGCTGGTCGGCggctcctcctcctcttctggAACTAAACTGTACTGCAGTCCAGCCTGAGAGAAGCAGTCCTTTGCAAAGTGACCTTACATGCAAACATGCATACATGTCATTATTTAGAAACTAAACACAGTCATAACAGGTGTTAACAGGATTAAACATACAATCTGCAAATGAAGACAGTTGAAAATGTCACTCAATGATTGTGTATGAAATCCAATTAAAAGTGTTTGCTGAAATACACACTAGTTACACTTAGACAAAATTtctatatttcaaataaatgctttaaagagTCCTGAACAAATTTATCACAAttaacacaactgttttctacaTTGATAATGTTTCCTTAGCAgcaaataagcatattagaatgatttctgaaggatcatgcgacactgaagacgctgaaaattcagctttgcatcacaggaataaattacattttaaaatatattcaaattttactgtatttttgatcaaataaatcagCCTTGgggagcagaagagacttctttcaaaaactcttgcagaccacaaacttttaaagggttagttcacccaaaaatgaaatttctgtcattaattactcaccctcatgtcgttccacaagaccttcgttcatcttcgatacaaattaagatatttttgatgaaatccgagaggtacatgaatcatccatagacagcaatataatcaccactttcaaggtccagaaaggtgctaaagacatcgctaaaacagtcatgtgactgcagtgtttcaaccttaatgttatgaagcgacgagaatactttttgggcgcaaaaacaaaacaaaaataacgattttattcaacaatatctaatcTTCTGTGTtattctcatacgttgtttacatccagcgcttccaggttctacgtcagaacgctgactcattattggccggcgcctgcatcagcatcacacgcatgtgttgtgctgatcacgtgatcagctttaaccaatactgagctggcattcGGACATAAACATGGAAGCCTTCATTACTTCATTAAAGATAATGcaagggaagagaagagattgttgaataaagtcgttatttttgcacacaaaaagtattctcgtctcttcataacatcaaggttgaaccacagcagtcacatgactgttttaacgatgtctttagtacctttctggaccttgaaagtggtgattatattgctctctatggacgagtcaaatacctctcagatttcatcaaaaatatcttaatttgtgttctgaagatgaatgaaggtcttactggtggaacgacatgagggtgagtaattaatgacagaattttcatttttgggtgaacttaccctttaaagTCACATCACGACTAACATCGTCCTTCATATAATCTAAACTATAGTAGTTTTTCAGTagatttatctttattttaccCAAACATGTACTTAAGTCAAAGTATGTTGATGATTTTCATTTGCTGAATCTTGTTGAAATAGCATCTCAGTTGAGCTTGTGATAAAATTCGACAGTCTGTAAAGGGTTCAAAGGTCTAATGTGCACTAGAATTGGGTCAGGTTGACACAACCTGGAGTTTCATACCAATGCAGCCACACTTTTTGCATGTGGTGTTGAGCACAGCCTCCAATGTGATCTTCTGCCCGGTGTGATCTCTGAACTGTCTCCGGCGACGTTCGTCTTGTCTgagtgaacatttatttaagcATATAGTTATTACTTAATTTAGCCTACTATAAGTACAGCACTCTTGCACAATAAACCCACTTACTCTGCCATGACGTTGTTGGGGTCTAAGTCCCGGCCAGTGCCTTGATTGACAGATTTCATAGAGAAGGACAGTTTGACTTTATCATCTTTCATCTGGACAGTGGATGGAAATCAAAAtggaatattaaaataatgtaactgTATTATAAAAGACACTGTTGCATGTAAAATTATagtataaatgtcacttttagTGTTGGTAAATCAGTATACAATGACAAGCATACATGCAAATGGAATGTACCTCTTTGCCAATGACTTTTATCCACACTTGCTCCCCTACATCAACTATTTCAGACGGGTTATCCACCCGACAGGCTGACATCTCACTCTTATGAACCAGACCTGATGATATAAACAAAGTTATTATATGTGTATATTGATctgcatatttttaaatgagAACACAGATCTCGATAACTCTCCAACTTCACCTTGTTTTCTGTATCCTGCAATCTTAACGAAAGCGCCGTATGTTGTAACGGACACTACCTGAGTAAATAAGAAGAAGAATGtaaatgggtcaatgacgtgacaggtcatttttttgtctaaaagccttaataataataaaaaacaaagatatgacatctaaAGTATGtgaggtagtacaactagaacTCTTTTACTGAATCCaatggttttaattatattttgcttcatataaaggtattttaaagattttgaagtgtcaaaaggtcattcggtttaaccgtacaaaggccaatacagccatttcatttgtgattaaaatatcttaaaatgtaataaatgtatattttttttattctggcatgattttataacatcatatatcaataGTATAGTGCAAAatagtattaaaattatgtttagaagtcgttgctttgttatgagaaagaatgtccggaaaaatgaatttaattgatgtcaatcggagtaaccgatataaagggaccattttggatcaagtcatacagtcagtatcatgtgataggatgtgacatcattcagacacctgcaaaggaccacatggtcatgaagcaaagtaactaactctctctaaACTATtcgaaaaattcatgttttcactcatacgcatgtcccgaaacatcaggtcatttggtgcaactgttataaaatatggaaaatgttgtaatattttaaaaactttactaaatataaaatgtttgctagctagctagatatcagcctgttagaattgtttaaaaatatcgtcattcggtataaccaaaagtgtcatttggtaaaaccgaaattttagttaaaccaaatgacttttttggtaacaatcttttgaaaaatgacaaaagcagtgttaaatgattataaaaaccatataatttcattgttaacacttaataaaacttgtttttttacacttttaaaaaaccttattcatcaatgacccaAATACAGCAATAAAAATCACAGATacagtatgtgaaccacttgcagaatctgtgaaaatgtgaataattttaacaaaatgagagatcattcaaaatgcatgttattttttaattagtactgtcctgagtaagatattttacataaaagatgtttacatataatccacaagagaaaaaaattgctgaatttattaaaataaccccattcataagtatgtgaaccattgattcttaatactgtgtgtggttacctgatgatccacgactgtttttatgttttgtgatggttgttcatgagtctcttgtttgtcctaagcagttaaactgagctctgttcttcagaaaaatcctccagctcctgcagattcatcagttttcaagcatttttgcatatttgaaccctttccagcagtggctgtatgatttgagattcatcttttcacactgaggacaattgagggactcaaacacaactatt encodes:
- the zcchc17 gene encoding nucleolar protein of 40 kDa isoform X1; translated protein: MSSDRQMANHMCTSAGVMDEEMMREPAGLDGLPPMYSILKGEVVSVTTYGAFVKIAGYRKQGLVHKSEMSACRVDNPSEIVDVGEQVWIKVIGKEMKDDKVKLSFSMKSVNQGTGRDLDPNNVMAEQDERRRRQFRDHTGQKITLEAVLNTTCKKCGCIGHFAKDCFSQAGLQYSLVPEEEEEPPTSNQNTQSEPQKRKKEKKAKKEKKKKRERKRESSSSDSNDEDAKRPRHSHTHSDKKKKHKKHKHKAK
- the zcchc17 gene encoding nucleolar protein of 40 kDa isoform X2, which produces MDEEMMREPAGLDGLPPMYSILKGEVVSVTTYGAFVKIAGYRKQGLVHKSEMSACRVDNPSEIVDVGEQVWIKVIGKEMKDDKVKLSFSMKSVNQGTGRDLDPNNVMAEQDERRRRQFRDHTGQKITLEAVLNTTCKKCGCIGHFAKDCFSQAGLQYSLVPEEEEEPPTSNQNTQSEPQKRKKEKKAKKEKKKKRERKRESSSSDSNDEDAKRPRHSHTHSDKKKKHKKHKHKAK